In Mercenaria mercenaria strain notata chromosome 13, MADL_Memer_1, whole genome shotgun sequence, a single window of DNA contains:
- the LOC128547765 gene encoding toll-like receptor 4, translating to MSNLTALETLDISFNLIETIPKLFLKSQKELIVLSARGNILEDFNVDIRHMTKLRKLDLKRNRIRTLSEKTCADLEKISQRSSDNVNSASRKILFVNLRSNSIECSCTNIRFVKWLYNYFGSNSTLAVNVSYCVQDDENHTHMTLDSRNRLGAIVDNLEHKCRSYTALIIGLSIAVAFIVNVILGIIVHRYRWKLRYWYYVVFDKRTVRRGDYELIDEPRFKYDVFVASSDDQKEFVIDKLRPAFKQNGLTAFISVYHINFGNNLVNVIGKAINESSVVLFVFSDEWSSDDCMKIALHMWQCDMVHRNGPAVIGINLDTLRGRDVEMVREIYCQHFIDYPNGTDEEEQEAFWRDCAKTIREQKDAQ from the coding sequence ATGTCCAATCTTACAGCTCTCGAGACGTTAGATATTTCTTTCAACCTTATTGAAACAATTCCTAAGTTGTTTCTGAAGTCACAGAAGGAACTAATTGTACTGTCTGCAAGAGGAAATATCCTTGAAGATTTTAATGTTGATATACGTCACATGACCAAACTTAGAAAATTAGATTTAAAACGGAACAGGATCAGGACACTTTCAGAAAAAACGTGTGCGGATTTAGAGAAAATTTCGCAACGCAGCAGCGATAACGTAAACAGCGCATCtaggaaaattttgtttgttaaccTCAGATCTAACTCTATCGAGTGTTCGTGCACCAATATTAGGTTTGTGAAATGGTTATACAACTATTTTGGGTCCAACTCTACTTTGGCTGTGAATGTATCTTACTGCGTACAGGATGATGAAAATCATACACATATGACCTTGGATTCCCGGAATAGACTCGGAGCGATAGTGGACAACTTGGAGCATAAATGTCGGTCATATACCGCTCTAATTATTGGACTATCTATTGCAGTAGCATtcattgtaaatgttattttagGTATCATTGTTCACAGATACCGATGGAAGCTACGATATTGGTACTATGTTGTTTTTGACAAGAGGACTGTTAGAAGAGGAGATTATGAGCTTATCGATGAACCGAGATTCAAGTACGATGTGTTTGTTGCGTCCTCAGATGATCAAAAAGAGTTTGTCATTGATAAACTTCGGCCTGCTTTTAAACAGAATGGATTAACTGCATTTATCTCTGTTTACCACATCAACTTTGGCAACAATTTGGTAAATGTTATTGGAAAGGCAATAAATGAAAGTAGCGTAGTTTTGTTCGTTTTCTCAGATGAATGGTCGAGTGATGACTGTATGAAAATTGCCTTACATATGTGGCAGTGTGACATGGTACACCGTAATGGGCCTGCAGTGATTGGTATCAACCTGGACACATTGAGAGGCAGGGATGTCGAGATGGTCCGAGAAATTTACTGCCAACACTTTATTGACTATCCAAACGGAACTGATGAGGAAGAGCAAGAGGCATTCTGGAGGGATTGTGCAAAAACAATAAGAGAACAAAAAGATGCGCAGTGA